Proteins encoded within one genomic window of Bacteroidota bacterium:
- a CDS encoding aspartate kinase: MNIYKFGGASVKDAGAVKNVISILKENNSKEKVVVISAMGKTTNELESVVDLYYAGKAEWDKALDGVYEKHLTIIMSLYDGNVNSKVVVDVKKLIESVRRFLNRNTSRNYNYIYDQVVSVGEYISTTVASDYANSVGLKNTLLDVKEVLFTDNAYTEGKVDFEKTETAIKTKIADLIKTGFVITQGFVGSTPEGFFTTLGREGSDYTASIFAYSLDAERMTVWKDVEGIMNADPKEFPNTELLSEITYHEAIEMTYYGASVIHPKTIKPIQNKNIPLEVRSFVNYNKRGTIISANANVNFLPPLIIRKADQILLSFSAKDFSFIAEEHLSKVFSTFAQNRLRINLMQNAAISFSIAVDYISEKVENVISELQEDFSISRNDKLTLLTIRHYNQGIIDRMTRDKDILLRQVSRTTIQVLMRE; encoded by the coding sequence ATGAATATTTACAAATTCGGGGGAGCCTCGGTCAAAGATGCTGGGGCCGTAAAAAATGTTATTAGCATTCTGAAAGAAAATAACAGTAAGGAAAAGGTAGTGGTTATTTCTGCTATGGGAAAAACTACGAATGAATTAGAGTCTGTTGTGGATTTGTATTATGCCGGGAAGGCGGAATGGGATAAAGCGCTGGATGGTGTTTATGAAAAACATTTGACCATTATCATGAGTCTTTATGATGGGAATGTAAATTCCAAAGTGGTTGTAGATGTAAAGAAGCTGATTGAATCTGTTCGAAGGTTTCTAAATAGAAACACTTCACGCAACTATAATTATATCTACGATCAGGTGGTTTCTGTCGGCGAATATATTTCTACGACTGTAGCAAGCGACTACGCCAATTCCGTAGGATTGAAAAACACGCTGTTGGATGTCAAGGAAGTATTGTTTACCGACAATGCTTATACGGAAGGGAAAGTGGATTTTGAGAAAACGGAAACTGCTATAAAAACAAAAATTGCGGATTTAATAAAAACCGGTTTTGTCATCACCCAGGGATTTGTGGGTAGCACCCCAGAAGGATTCTTCACAACACTGGGGCGCGAAGGCTCGGATTATACTGCCTCTATCTTTGCCTATTCACTCGATGCCGAACGGATGACCGTTTGGAAAGATGTAGAGGGTATTATGAATGCGGACCCTAAGGAATTTCCCAACACAGAATTATTGAGCGAGATTACTTACCATGAAGCTATTGAGATGACTTACTATGGTGCCAGTGTGATTCACCCCAAAACCATCAAGCCCATACAGAATAAAAATATTCCTCTGGAGGTTCGTTCCTTTGTGAATTATAATAAGAGGGGTACGATCATATCGGCTAATGCCAACGTCAATTTTCTACCACCCCTGATTATCCGAAAGGCGGATCAAATACTACTTTCCTTTTCTGCTAAGGATTTTTCATTCATTGCAGAAGAACACCTCAGTAAAGTGTTCTCTACCTTTGCTCAAAATCGCTTGCGTATTAATCTGATGCAAAATGCGGCCATAAGTTTTTCTATCGCCGTAGATTATATATCCGAAAAGGTAGAGAATGTTATCTCAGAACTTCAGGAAGACTTTTCTATTTCTCGCAACGACAAGCTCACCTTGCTCACCATCCGACACTACAATCAGGGTATTATTGACCGGATGACCCGCGACAAGGATATTTTGCTTCGGCAGGTTTCACGTACAACTATTCAGGTTTTGATGCGGGAGTAA
- the ffh gene encoding signal recognition particle protein — translation MEGALKAVKGQHKLTELNIADTVKEIRRAMVDADVNYKIAKEFTDRIKEKALGQNVLNALNPGQVMTKIVSDELTDLMGGKAADFNIKGNPAVILIAGLQGSGKTTFTHKLAYYLKTKKFKRPLMVAADVYRPAAVDQLIVLGERIDIPVYHEKESKNPVEIAEHGIAHAKSLGLDCVIIDTAGRLAVDEEMMKEISAVKAKTKPDEILFVVDSMTGQDAVNTAKAFNDRLDFDGVVLTKLDGDTRGGAALSVTYTVGKPIKFVSTGEKVETLDVFHPERMASRILGMGDIVSLVEKAQEQYDDKKAKELEAKFRKNQFDFNDFLSQLAQIKKMGNIKDLMGMIPGVGKAMKDIDINNDSFKKVEAIILSMTKQERVQPSLLDAKRKIRIAKGSGNTIQEVNQFLKQFEEMKDMMKSMNKMHQSGRPMKFGR, via the coding sequence ATAGAAGGAGCCTTAAAGGCCGTTAAGGGGCAGCACAAGCTCACCGAACTGAACATTGCCGATACGGTGAAAGAAATTCGTCGTGCGATGGTAGATGCCGACGTGAATTATAAGATTGCCAAAGAATTCACCGACCGGATAAAAGAAAAGGCGCTGGGACAGAATGTGTTGAACGCTCTGAATCCCGGACAGGTGATGACAAAGATTGTCAGCGATGAATTGACCGATTTGATGGGAGGGAAGGCCGCCGACTTCAACATCAAAGGCAATCCTGCTGTTATTCTCATTGCCGGTCTGCAAGGTTCCGGTAAAACCACCTTTACCCATAAACTGGCCTATTATTTAAAGACGAAAAAATTTAAACGTCCTTTAATGGTTGCTGCCGATGTATATCGTCCTGCCGCCGTTGACCAGTTGATTGTGCTTGGCGAACGGATTGACATACCGGTTTATCATGAAAAGGAGAGCAAGAATCCGGTAGAGATAGCAGAGCATGGAATTGCTCATGCAAAATCGCTTGGACTGGATTGTGTGATTATAGATACCGCCGGTCGCTTGGCGGTAGATGAGGAGATGATGAAGGAAATCTCTGCGGTAAAGGCAAAAACCAAACCGGATGAGATTCTCTTCGTAGTAGATTCCATGACCGGTCAGGACGCGGTAAATACGGCAAAGGCTTTTAACGACCGACTTGATTTTGATGGCGTGGTATTGACCAAACTGGATGGAGATACTCGCGGTGGTGCTGCCTTGAGTGTTACTTATACGGTTGGCAAGCCGATTAAATTTGTTTCGACCGGCGAGAAGGTGGAGACCTTAGACGTTTTCCACCCGGAACGGATGGCTTCGCGAATCCTTGGTATGGGAGATATTGTTTCGCTGGTAGAAAAAGCGCAGGAGCAATACGATGATAAAAAAGCCAAAGAGCTTGAGGCGAAATTTCGCAAGAACCAATTTGACTTTAACGACTTTCTTTCTCAGTTAGCCCAGATCAAAAAGATGGGTAACATCAAAGACCTGATGGGAATGATTCCCGGTGTGGGGAAAGCAATGAAGGACATTGACATCAACAATGATTCTTTCAAAAAGGTCGAGGCTATTATCCTGTCTATGACAAAACAGGAAAGAGTGCAACCCTCTTTGCTCGATGCCAAACGAAAAATCCGTATAGCTAAAGGCAGTGGAAACACAATTCAGGAGGTGAATCAATTTCTCAAGCAATTTGAGGAGATGAAAGACATGATGAAGAGCATGAACAAGATGCATCAATCTGGTCGGCCCATGAAGTTTGGCAGATAA
- a CDS encoding GNAT family N-acetyltransferase encodes MSFVIRQGIERDVPGILALIKELATFEHAPDAVKNTEKMLAEDGFGTNSIYKVIIAEDLKSNAVIGMALYYMAYSTWKGRIYYLDDLIVTESSRGYGVGRQLMDAFLKEARQAKVNQVRWQVLDWNIPAIEFYKKMRVELDSEWINCKMTHEQITRYLEKP; translated from the coding sequence ATGAGTTTTGTGATTCGGCAGGGTATAGAAAGGGATGTTCCGGGAATTTTAGCCTTAATCAAAGAATTAGCAACGTTTGAACACGCTCCTGACGCAGTTAAGAATACTGAAAAGATGCTTGCCGAGGATGGCTTTGGGACTAATTCCATTTATAAAGTCATTATTGCTGAAGATTTGAAATCTAATGCGGTAATTGGTATGGCACTTTATTATATGGCTTACTCTACCTGGAAAGGCCGCATTTATTATCTCGATGACCTAATTGTAACGGAATCCTCACGGGGTTATGGTGTTGGCCGTCAACTGATGGATGCATTCTTGAAGGAAGCAAGGCAAGCAAAGGTTAATCAGGTTCGATGGCAGGTCTTAGACTGGAATATACCGGCCATTGAATTCTATAAGAAAATGAGAGTAGAGTTGGATTCTGAGTGGATCAACTGTAAAATGACTCATGAGCAAATCACTCGATATCTTGAAAAACCATAG
- the fbp gene encoding class 1 fructose-bisphosphatase, whose amino-acid sequence MTGMQPRTTLSTFLESSTPLDLTKLIVSLSEGCKIISRLVNNAGISGITGTTGNTNVQGETVQKLDDLSNKIMMDYLTASETCSGYLSEENEGIATLNEKGKYTVAIDPLDGSSNIDVCAPIGTIFSVNERLSAIGEVNEGDFLQEGIHTRAAGYVIYGSSTILVLSVGNGVNGFTLNTEDGGFYLSHPNMKIPANGKIYSINQGNASKFDEGVKSFIAHCTEVDKATSRPYSLRYIGSMVGDLHRNLIKGGIFIYPANKGEAKGKLRLLYECIPMSFLVEQAGGKATDGKMRLLEIRPTAIHERTAIFIGSMEMVNKAMDFLKN is encoded by the coding sequence TTGACCGGTATGCAGCCTAGAACTACGCTCTCCACTTTTCTCGAATCCTCCACACCTCTTGATTTGACTAAACTCATTGTATCTCTTTCGGAGGGATGTAAAATTATCAGCCGTCTGGTGAACAATGCCGGTATCAGCGGGATAACAGGTACCACAGGTAATACAAATGTACAGGGAGAAACCGTTCAAAAACTCGACGATCTTTCAAATAAAATCATGATGGATTACCTCACCGCCAGCGAAACCTGCTCCGGTTATCTGTCCGAAGAAAATGAAGGAATCGCTACTTTAAATGAAAAAGGCAAATACACCGTTGCCATTGACCCGTTGGACGGCTCTTCGAATATTGATGTTTGCGCACCGATAGGGACCATTTTCTCAGTCAATGAAAGATTAAGCGCCATCGGCGAAGTGAATGAAGGGGATTTTCTTCAAGAGGGAATTCATACAAGGGCGGCAGGATATGTGATTTACGGCAGTTCTACTATCTTGGTTCTTTCCGTAGGTAACGGAGTAAATGGTTTTACATTGAATACGGAGGATGGAGGATTTTATCTTTCCCATCCGAACATGAAAATTCCGGCAAACGGAAAGATCTATTCTATCAATCAAGGGAATGCTTCAAAGTTTGACGAAGGCGTGAAGAGCTTTATAGCCCATTGTACAGAAGTTGATAAGGCAACTTCTCGACCATATTCTTTGCGCTACATTGGTTCGATGGTGGGCGACCTACATCGCAATTTAATAAAGGGAGGTATCTTTATTTATCCGGCCAACAAAGGGGAGGCAAAAGGAAAATTAAGATTGCTGTATGAATGTATCCCTATGTCATTTTTGGTTGAGCAAGCAGGAGGAAAAGCTACAGACGGGAAAATGCGTTTGCTTGAAATTCGACCTACAGCTATTCACGAGCGCACAGCGATTTTTATTGGTTCGATGGAGATGGTAAATAAAGCGATGGATTTTTTAAAAAATTAA
- a CDS encoding arsenite methyltransferase: MENVQEIKSVVKQKYSEIAEQSKEMNQSSCCGSGGCSEEVYNIMTEDYSSVAGYNPDADLGLGCGLPTKFAKIKKGDTVVDLGSGAGNDCFIARHETGESGKVIGVDFSETMISKARLNAERLKFNNIEFRQGDIENIPVSNDQADVVVSNCVLNLVPNKERVLSEVYRVLKPGAHFSISDVVLIGDLPEAMVKNAELYVGCVSGAIQKDAYLSMVSKVGFKNMIVQKEKPIVVPDDLLLKYISQETIEEYKKSGNGIFSITVYAEKPADKAACCGPDCCS; encoded by the coding sequence ATGGAAAACGTACAAGAAATCAAATCAGTAGTCAAACAGAAATACTCTGAAATTGCCGAACAGAGTAAAGAAATGAATCAAAGCAGTTGCTGCGGCTCCGGCGGATGCAGCGAGGAAGTGTATAACATTATGACGGAGGACTATTCATCCGTAGCAGGTTATAATCCGGATGCTGATTTGGGCTTGGGTTGCGGCTTGCCCACCAAGTTTGCTAAAATTAAGAAAGGCGATACGGTCGTTGATCTGGGAAGCGGTGCCGGCAATGATTGTTTCATTGCTCGACATGAAACGGGCGAATCAGGAAAGGTAATCGGCGTTGACTTTTCTGAAACTATGATTAGCAAAGCGAGGCTCAACGCAGAAAGGCTGAAGTTTAATAACATAGAATTCAGACAAGGAGATATTGAAAACATACCAGTGAGCAATGATCAGGCAGATGTGGTTGTCAGTAATTGTGTTCTGAACCTAGTGCCGAATAAAGAAAGAGTGCTCAGCGAAGTTTACCGAGTGTTGAAACCCGGGGCTCATTTCAGTATCAGTGATGTGGTGCTAATCGGTGATTTACCCGAAGCGATGGTAAAGAACGCGGAGTTGTATGTCGGCTGTGTTTCCGGGGCGATTCAAAAAGATGCTTACCTTTCAATGGTCAGCAAGGTAGGTTTTAAGAATATGATTGTTCAAAAGGAAAAGCCGATTGTTGTTCCCGATGATCTGCTACTCAAGTATATCTCCCAAGAAACCATCGAGGAATACAAGAAGAGTGGTAATGGGATATTCAGTATTACGGTTTATGCAGAAAAGCCGGCTGACAAGGCTGCTTGCTGCGGACCGGACTGTTGCAGTTAA
- a CDS encoding winged helix-turn-helix transcriptional regulator produces MAVNKREEFGEAQIEIADFAKALSHPARVAILKILAERDQCVCGEIVEVLPLAQSTVSQHLKELLNAGLIIGSVDGPKSCYCINWKVFQRFEKSFTRFFIKTKSHEEKRNCC; encoded by the coding sequence ATGGCAGTGAACAAGAGAGAAGAGTTTGGTGAGGCACAAATTGAAATAGCTGATTTTGCCAAGGCCCTCAGCCATCCGGCCCGCGTGGCCATCCTGAAAATACTGGCGGAAAGAGATCAGTGTGTCTGTGGTGAAATTGTCGAGGTACTTCCCTTAGCACAATCAACAGTATCGCAACATCTGAAAGAACTGCTCAATGCCGGTTTGATTATCGGATCGGTAGATGGCCCCAAGTCTTGTTACTGTATCAACTGGAAAGTCTTTCAACGATTTGAAAAGTCATTTACCCGCTTCTTCATCAAAACAAAGAGCCACGAGGAAAAGCGCAATTGCTGTTAA
- a CDS encoding glyceraldehyde-3-phosphate dehydrogenase: protein MAVNYEKELSEWINNEKLALDLLNAGSHLQLEKSVEIVLFRRKLFDKKISSIINDHDYAQNFAGVPVTLEITTGLAQAMTKMKLAPSRIDLGRLAHEWLDEGKNFKSYDAFVNEKLKDFIGEGKKVLKPRDIVLYGFGRIGRLAARILIEHAGSGHQLRLKGIVIREHADDDLEKRASLLRKDSVHGRFAGVVEVDKENNAIIINGHTIKMISAKSPAEVDYTQYGIKDAIVIDNTGAWRDEKGLGEHLKAKGTSMVLLTAPGKGSIPNIVYGINHEPYNMSNGKIFSAASCTTNAIVPVIKVIEDNLGIEKGHMETVHAYTNDQNLLDNYHKKSRRGRGAPINMVITETGAGTAVSKIFPHMKGKLTSNSVRVPVPNVSLAILQLEVKKQTSVEEVNQMLRNASLFGELIEQIDYSTSDELVSSDVVGNSHGCQIDSRATIVSEDGKRIVIYCWYDNEYGYTSQVIRLAKHLAGVRRLVYY, encoded by the coding sequence ATGGCAGTGAACTATGAAAAGGAACTGAGTGAATGGATTAATAATGAGAAACTGGCACTTGATTTATTGAATGCCGGTAGCCATTTGCAATTAGAAAAGTCGGTAGAGATTGTGCTTTTCCGCCGCAAATTATTCGACAAAAAGATAAGCAGCATTATCAATGACCATGATTATGCACAGAATTTTGCCGGAGTACCCGTTACGTTAGAGATAACCACCGGTCTGGCACAGGCCATGACCAAGATGAAACTCGCTCCTTCCAGAATTGACTTGGGAAGATTGGCGCATGAATGGCTCGATGAAGGCAAAAACTTCAAGAGCTATGATGCCTTCGTGAATGAAAAGTTGAAAGACTTTATCGGCGAAGGAAAGAAGGTGCTGAAACCCCGTGACATTGTGTTGTATGGCTTTGGTCGTATCGGTCGTTTGGCGGCGAGGATTTTGATTGAACACGCCGGAAGCGGTCACCAACTTCGTTTGAAAGGAATTGTTATCCGCGAACATGCCGATGATGATTTAGAAAAACGCGCCAGCCTGTTGCGCAAAGATTCTGTTCACGGGCGCTTTGCTGGGGTGGTAGAAGTGGATAAGGAGAACAATGCCATCATCATCAATGGCCATACCATCAAAATGATTTCGGCTAAAAGCCCTGCGGAAGTGGATTACACACAGTATGGAATCAAAGATGCTATTGTGATTGATAATACCGGTGCTTGGAGAGATGAAAAAGGATTGGGCGAACATTTGAAGGCCAAGGGTACCAGCATGGTGCTGCTCACCGCGCCGGGCAAAGGAAGCATTCCAAACATCGTTTATGGAATTAATCATGAACCCTACAACATGAGCAACGGAAAAATATTCTCCGCGGCTTCCTGCACCACCAATGCTATTGTGCCGGTCATTAAAGTGATTGAAGATAACTTAGGCATAGAGAAAGGCCACATGGAAACCGTTCACGCATACACCAATGACCAAAACCTACTCGACAACTATCACAAAAAATCGAGAAGAGGGAGAGGAGCACCGATCAACATGGTCATTACTGAAACCGGTGCCGGCACGGCGGTATCGAAGATATTTCCGCACATGAAGGGCAAACTCACTTCCAACTCGGTTCGTGTTCCGGTTCCGAATGTTTCGCTGGCTATCCTTCAATTAGAAGTGAAAAAACAAACTTCGGTAGAAGAAGTGAACCAGATGCTTCGCAACGCTTCTCTTTTTGGAGAGCTAATAGAGCAAATAGATTATTCTACTTCTGATGAATTAGTATCGAGCGATGTAGTGGGCAATTCGCATGGATGCCAGATTGATAGCCGCGCTACGATTGTATCGGAAGATGGCAAGCGGATAGTGATTTATTGTTGGTATGATAATGAATACGGCTATACTTCGCAGGTTATTCGCTTGGCCAAACACCTTGCCGGTGTCAGGAGATTAGTTTACTACTAG
- a CDS encoding arsenate reductase ArsC, giving the protein MKKNLLFVCVENSNRSQMAQAFAIIHGEDMVNAFSAGSAPLGKINSRAIEVMREIGYDLSAHSSKSLALIPDITFDHVVTMGCGDACPHVKAIQSLDWQIPDPRNMDMEGFREVRSLIEEKVKELLLEDY; this is encoded by the coding sequence ATGAAGAAGAACCTTCTTTTTGTTTGCGTTGAGAACAGTAACCGTAGCCAAATGGCGCAAGCCTTCGCAATAATACATGGAGAAGATATGGTAAACGCGTTTAGCGCCGGTTCTGCTCCTTTGGGAAAAATAAATTCTAGAGCGATTGAGGTGATGAGGGAGATAGGTTATGACTTGTCTGCGCATTCCTCTAAATCGCTTGCATTAATACCAGATATAACATTTGACCATGTAGTGACGATGGGATGTGGTGATGCTTGCCCTCATGTAAAAGCAATTCAAAGTTTGGATTGGCAAATACCGGATCCGAGAAACATGGATATGGAAGGATTCAGGGAAGTGAGGAGTCTGATAGAGGAGAAGGTTAAAGAACTTCTTCTGGAGGATTATTAA
- a CDS encoding gliding motility-associated C-terminal domain-containing protein has protein sequence MKKLSAFFLLFILISFIKAQSPPSAINDTAIVPQSSDNILSVAQNDTNYAGGALTLNLVTLPSRGTASIINSVQIRYVPTPLYFGLDSFQYAICDTNNLCDTASVFIIIIGSNAVPKGWEDEFIIAEGQDTTELAVLANDTDAEGDSLFVRSVYSTSFDPDLGEIIFDSITGVIRFVRVPLSCGNSKFYYLVCDQSGCDTGQATIYIYCPGEVFSPEGFSPNGDGKNDLLVFTDLEYFSPASLKVFNRYGSIVYESTDYKNDWDGNTMSTGRPIPDGTYFYILELVDKRKSHSYLIINR, from the coding sequence GTGAAGAAACTATCTGCCTTTTTCCTTCTCTTTATCTTGATATCTTTTATCAAGGCGCAAAGTCCTCCTTCGGCTATCAACGATACGGCGATTGTTCCTCAATCTTCTGATAACATTCTTTCGGTCGCTCAAAACGATACAAATTATGCGGGGGGTGCATTGACGCTCAATCTAGTTACCTTACCAAGTCGAGGAACCGCCTCTATTATTAACAGCGTTCAAATCAGATATGTTCCTACACCCCTATATTTTGGACTGGATTCATTTCAATATGCTATTTGCGATACCAATAATCTTTGCGACACAGCCTCCGTATTCATTATTATCATAGGTAGCAACGCTGTCCCAAAAGGATGGGAAGATGAATTTATCATTGCCGAAGGTCAAGACACCACTGAGCTTGCCGTTCTCGCAAATGATACCGATGCCGAAGGCGATTCACTGTTTGTTCGATCTGTGTATAGTACCTCGTTCGATCCGGATTTAGGGGAGATTATTTTTGATTCCATTACTGGAGTTATTCGTTTTGTCCGCGTGCCGCTTTCCTGTGGTAATTCAAAATTCTACTATCTCGTTTGCGATCAATCTGGCTGCGACACAGGTCAGGCAACCATTTACATCTACTGCCCCGGCGAAGTATTTAGCCCCGAAGGTTTCTCACCCAATGGCGATGGGAAAAACGACCTTTTAGTATTTACAGATTTGGAATACTTCTCACCAGCTTCTCTCAAAGTCTTTAATCGCTATGGTTCCATCGTTTATGAAAGTACAGATTACAAAAACGATTGGGACGGCAATACAATGTCCACAGGCAGACCTATCCCCGATGGCACCTACTTTTATATTCTGGAACTGGTGGACAAAAGAAAATCCCACAGCTACTTGATTATCAACAGGTGA